Proteins co-encoded in one Papaver somniferum cultivar HN1 chromosome 5, ASM357369v1, whole genome shotgun sequence genomic window:
- the LOC113282657 gene encoding AP2-like ethylene-responsive transcription factor At1g16060 — MAKLSQQIKNNNSTSNNTSTAVTVTTTATKVKRKRKSVPRDCPPQRSSIYRGVTRHRWTGRYEAHLWDKNSWNESQNKKGRQVYLGAYDGEEAAAHAYDLAALKYWGRETILNFPLATYEEEIKEMEGQSKEEYIGSLRRRSSGFSRGVSKYRGVARHHHNGRWEARIGRVFGNKYLYLGTYATQEEAATAYDMAAIEYRGLNAVTNFDLSRYIKWLRPNNNKSSVTNTDTKPVVVHPSTHDDLMNSSTQHSPSEVAAVYQPRQNGASSAKSSSALGLLLQSSKFKEMLERTSSEESTEECPLTPAESDPPKCSFPDDIQTFFECQDSGSYVEGEDNIFGDLNSSSFSPIFDCELGA; from the exons aTGGCAAAACTTTCACAGCAAATCAAGAACAACAATTCTACAAGTAACAACACTAGTACTGCTGTTACTGTTACTACTACAGCAACAaaagtgaaaagaaaaagaaaaagtgttcCTAGAGATTGTCCTCCTCAGAGAAGTTCCATCTATCGTGGTGTTACTAG GCATAGATGGACTGGTAGATATGAAGCACATCTCTGGGACAAGAATTCTTGGAATGAATCTCAGAATAAGAAAGGAAGACAAG TCTATCTTG GTGCTTATGATGGTGAAGAGGCAGCTGCACATGCATATGACTTAGCTGCATTGAAGTATTGGGGAAGAGAAACCATCCTTAATTTCCCT CTGGCAACATATGAAGAAGAGATAAAAGAAATGGAGGGGCAATCCAAAGAAGAATATATTGGATCCTTAAGAAG GAGAAGCAGTGGATTTTCAAGAGGAGTCTCTAAGTACAGAGGTGTTGCAAG GCATCATCATAATGGGAGATGGGAAGCTCGAATTGGGAGAGTATTTGGCAACAAATACTTGTACCTTGGAACATATG CAACCCAAGAAGAAGCAGCTACTGCATACGACATGGCAGCAATAGAATACCGTGGACTTAATGCTGTTACAAACTTTGATCTTAGCCGCTACATCAAATGGTTAAGACCCAATAACAACAAGTCTTCAGTCACTAACACAGATACTAAACCAGTAGTAGTTCATCCTAGTACTCATGATGATTTGATGAACTCATCGACCCAACACAGCCCAAGTGAAGTTGCTGCAGTTTATCAGCCTCGGCAGAATGGTGCAAGTTCAGCTAAGTCATCATCGGCATTGGGACTATTACTTCAGTCGTCGAAGTTTAAGGAAATGCTTGAGAGGACTTCATCGGAGGAGTCGACAGAAGAATGTCCATTGACACCAGCGGAATCTGACCCACCCAAATGCAGTTTCCCTGATGATATCCAGACTTTCTTTGAGTGTCAAGATTCCGGCAGTTATGTTGAGGGTGAAGATAACATTTTTGGTGATCTCAACTCTTCTTCGTTTTCGCCAATATTTGATTGCGAGTTGGGTGCATAA